A single window of Electrophorus electricus isolate fEleEle1 chromosome 16, fEleEle1.pri, whole genome shotgun sequence DNA harbors:
- the cryaa gene encoding alpha-crystallin A chain, which translates to MDITIQHPWVRDALGNPSRLFDWFFGSLFDYDVFPYCASTISPYYRHSYLRNFLDSGLGISEVRSDRDRFTMYLNVKHFSPEELSIKVVDDYVEIQGKHGERQDNHGYISREFHRRYCLPSNVDQSAITCTLSADGLLTICGPRTSSRESSRGDRSIPVSREEKSSSALSS; encoded by the exons ATGGACATCACCATTCAGCACCCCTGGGTCCGAGACGCACTGGGCAATCCCTCACGGCTCTTTGACTGGTTCTTTGGCAGCCTGTTTGACTACGATGTTTTCCCTTACTGTGCCTCCACGATCAGCCCTTACTACCGGCACTCCTACCTGCGAAACTTCCTGGATTCTGGCTTGGGCATATCTGAG GTGAGGTCTGACAGGGACAGGTTCACCATGTACCTCAATGTGAAGCATTTCTCCCCCGAGGAGCTCAGCATAAAGGTGGTAGACGACTACGTGGAGATCCAGGGCAAGCATGGGGAGAGACAG GACAACCATGGCTACATCTCCCGTGAGTTCCATCGCCGCTACTGCCTGCCCTCCAACGTGGACCAGTCAGCCATCACCTGCACCCTGTCGGCCGATGGCCTTCTCACCATCTGCGGGCCCAGGACCAGCAGTCGCGAGAGCAGCCGTGGTGACCGCAGCATTCCTGTTTCCCGCGAAGAGAAGAGCAGCTCAGCGCTCTCTTCCTAG